From the genome of Pirellulales bacterium, one region includes:
- a CDS encoding carbon storage regulator, protein MLVFTRKAGETIVINGDIAVTIVRVGPNDVRIGIEAPAETPIVRNDAAPQANGGKREGAGRGRQPPRSMRCRSLS, encoded by the coding sequence ATGCTTGTCTTTACGCGCAAAGCCGGCGAAACAATTGTCATCAACGGCGACATTGCGGTGACGATCGTTCGCGTCGGCCCGAACGACGTTCGCATCGGCATCGAAGCCCCCGCCGAAACGCCGATCGTTCGCAACGATGCGGCGCCGCAAGCGAACGGGGGCAAGCGTGAGGGGGCAGGACGCGGACGGCAGCCACCCCGATCGATGCGATGCCGTAGCCTGTCGTAG